Proteins encoded within one genomic window of Gloeobacter kilaueensis JS1:
- a CDS encoding AIPR family protein, which yields MALVEKMSQQFNSIQLIDLTYNSMLTLIHPYLVSGRTESAAFLHWFLVHIYRLDQMLVEDIVCDGPQDRGIDGIYVDEHEEYIDVFQTKITQNSSRTLGDVVLKEFLGTLHQFQTIDKVDLLIATASNPQLKGLLLEKRSFFERGYPIRGIFVTNMAKNVDSDNYLESLESDTNIADKNVELKVWDKTLIERMYVPGERAIPSTTEASFDISYTNIIDYNVGNRARVIIAPISATDLVHLDGIDNQKIFDLNVRKSLGKTKVNKDITKSIGDLNEHNQFILYHNGITIICSRVDVDSEKGKIKIQGYAVVNGCQSLSCLYDKRMQVTPDLKILTRIVEIQPGSDQLLSKITYNSNNQNGVKARDFRSNSIVQVRLQNEIRQNYPKYFYQIKRGDDPGEAVIIDSELAGKLLIVFDLKQPWTVHQSYKIFDEMHQEIFARPEVNGGRIVTLFEVMNEIERHLNTIEPQIFGRYQMTKFFILYILREILDSDPIGKKFCRKPETFYDTEKDLQKLITCIQQLIIDLVVDLNGEFSEEGANFDFKRVLKTQSLSRQLARKVVDAHQKLVSRGRIDSFSAAWDEAN from the coding sequence GTGGCCTTGGTCGAAAAGATGTCACAGCAATTTAACAGCATCCAGCTCATTGATCTTACGTATAATAGTATGCTTACCCTGATACATCCATATCTAGTTTCAGGACGTACTGAATCCGCAGCTTTTCTTCACTGGTTTTTGGTACACATATATAGACTTGATCAAATGTTGGTCGAAGATATTGTTTGTGATGGACCTCAAGATAGAGGAATTGATGGAATATATGTGGATGAACATGAAGAGTACATAGACGTTTTTCAAACAAAAATTACACAGAATTCTTCAAGGACACTAGGCGATGTTGTACTAAAAGAGTTTTTAGGAACACTTCATCAATTTCAAACAATTGATAAAGTAGATTTATTAATCGCAACTGCTTCAAATCCTCAGCTTAAGGGCCTCCTTCTGGAAAAACGGAGCTTCTTTGAAAGAGGCTACCCTATACGAGGAATTTTTGTAACTAACATGGCAAAGAATGTTGACTCTGATAACTACTTGGAATCACTTGAGAGTGATACTAATATCGCGGATAAAAACGTTGAATTAAAAGTATGGGATAAGACTCTTATAGAGAGAATGTACGTCCCCGGAGAGCGAGCGATTCCCTCTACAACCGAAGCGTCTTTCGACATTTCTTACACCAATATAATTGACTATAACGTAGGTAACAGGGCAAGAGTTATAATTGCACCGATATCCGCTACAGATCTTGTACATCTAGATGGTATCGATAACCAGAAGATTTTTGATTTGAACGTAAGAAAGAGTCTTGGTAAGACTAAAGTAAACAAGGATATCACAAAGAGTATAGGAGATTTGAATGAACATAATCAGTTTATACTTTACCACAATGGGATTACAATCATTTGTAGTAGGGTTGATGTAGATTCTGAAAAAGGCAAAATAAAAATTCAGGGTTATGCAGTTGTCAACGGATGCCAGAGTCTGTCTTGCCTGTACGATAAACGTATGCAAGTAACACCTGATTTGAAAATACTTACGAGGATAGTAGAGATCCAACCTGGGTCAGATCAGTTATTATCAAAAATTACATACAATAGCAATAATCAAAATGGTGTAAAAGCAAGGGATTTTCGCTCGAATAGTATTGTGCAAGTTAGGCTTCAAAATGAGATTAGACAGAACTACCCTAAATATTTTTATCAAATCAAACGTGGCGATGATCCTGGAGAAGCAGTTATCATTGATAGTGAACTTGCTGGCAAATTGTTGATTGTGTTTGATTTAAAGCAACCTTGGACAGTACATCAATCATATAAAATATTTGATGAAATGCATCAGGAAATATTTGCTCGACCAGAAGTAAATGGTGGCAGGATAGTTACTCTATTTGAAGTAATGAACGAGATTGAAAGGCACTTGAACACTATTGAGCCTCAGATTTTTGGCCGCTACCAAATGACTAAGTTCTTTATTTTATATATCTTACGCGAGATACTTGACTCAGACCCGATTGGCAAGAAGTTTTGTCGCAAACCTGAGACGTTTTATGACACCGAAAAAGATTTGCAAAAATTGATTACGTGTATTCAACAACTGATTATAGATTTAGTCGTCGATCTCAATGGAGAATTTAGTGAAGAAGGTGCTAACTTCGATTTCAAAAGAGTATTGAAAACGCAAAGTTTATCTCGTCAACTAGCAAGGAAAGTAGTTGATGCTCATCAAAAGTTAGTATCGAGAGGACGAATCGACTCATTTTCTGCAGCCTGGGATGAAGCTAACTAA
- a CDS encoding Uma2 family endonuclease, protein MSAFKPGSPFPTPLADPSLPTMYDLPSENPEEPGLPDQFHDWQPQLLSQTFKPKTVPIDQVLTAADLNIYYDSATTRYYKRPDWFAAVGVPRFVEGGRLSYVRWQEGRSPLVVVELLSPNTIEEDQGLTLRGQQPPSKWEVYEQILQVPYYVLFNRVDDTLQIFRLEDGFYQEQAESRLWIAELQIGLGLWRGRFADWERQWLRWYDSEGQWIPTEQEKRIQEQQRAELERQRADLAEQRAREAEQRTQALIERLKAAGIDPESM, encoded by the coding sequence ATGAGTGCCTTCAAACCAGGTTCCCCATTTCCGACGCCGCTGGCAGACCCCTCCTTGCCAACGATGTACGATTTACCAAGCGAGAACCCCGAGGAGCCCGGTTTGCCCGACCAGTTCCACGACTGGCAGCCCCAACTGCTCAGCCAGACCTTCAAGCCAAAGACCGTGCCCATCGATCAGGTGCTCACTGCCGCCGACTTGAATATCTACTACGACTCAGCGACCACCCGCTACTACAAGCGTCCGGACTGGTTCGCCGCCGTCGGTGTGCCTCGCTTCGTCGAAGGGGGCCGCCTCAGCTATGTGCGCTGGCAGGAAGGGCGCTCGCCCCTCGTCGTCGTCGAACTGCTTTCCCCCAACACGATCGAAGAGGACCAGGGGCTGACGCTGCGCGGCCAGCAACCGCCCTCGAAGTGGGAAGTGTACGAGCAAATATTGCAGGTGCCCTACTACGTGCTCTTCAACCGGGTAGACGACACACTCCAGATATTCCGGCTCGAAGACGGGTTTTACCAGGAGCAAGCCGAGAGTCGTCTGTGGATAGCAGAGCTGCAGATTGGCCTGGGCTTGTGGAGGGGGAGATTTGCCGACTGGGAGCGGCAGTGGTTGCGGTGGTACGACAGTGAAGGGCAGTGGATCCCTACCGAGCAGGAAAAGCGGATTCAGGAGCAGCAGCGAGCCGAACTGGAGCGGCAACGGGCAGACTTGGCAGAGCAACGTGCTAGAGAAGCTGAACAACGCACCCAGGCACTTATCGAACGACTCAAAGCAGCAGGAATCGATCCAGAGAGTATGTAG
- the cax gene encoding calcium/proton exchanger, with protein sequence MKSNWFFLAMLAFVPVSIAAELLHWDPVVIFTTSVLAIVPLAKFMGQATEEIAVVSGPTIGGLLNATFGNATELIIALVALNAGLYSVVKASLTGSIIGNILLVVGLAVFLGGLKFKEQEFQPIVARLNASLMTLAVIAMLLPAAVHATTPQLVPGAIRNLSLATALILITVYILSLIFSLRTHSYLYELVEGEEEEHPRSKVNVPLAVATLLGATVLIAFESEFLVGAIEKTTSALGLTELFVGVIIVPLVGNAAEHATAVTVAMKNKMDLALTIAIGSSLQIAMFVAPVLVLAGWAMGRPMDLDFNLFEVVAVIVSVTIVNSVASDGRSNWLEGVQLLATYAIVAFAFLFHP encoded by the coding sequence ATGAAAAGCAACTGGTTTTTTCTGGCGATGCTCGCCTTTGTGCCGGTCTCGATCGCAGCGGAACTGCTGCACTGGGATCCGGTCGTCATCTTTACGACCTCGGTGCTCGCGATCGTGCCGCTGGCCAAATTTATGGGCCAGGCCACCGAAGAAATTGCCGTGGTGAGCGGGCCGACGATCGGTGGTCTGCTCAACGCCACCTTCGGCAACGCCACCGAACTGATCATCGCCCTGGTGGCGCTCAACGCCGGGCTTTACTCGGTCGTCAAAGCCAGCCTCACAGGCTCGATCATCGGCAACATATTGCTGGTGGTGGGACTGGCGGTGTTCTTAGGCGGTCTGAAGTTCAAGGAGCAGGAGTTCCAGCCCATCGTCGCCCGATTGAACGCTTCCTTGATGACGCTGGCGGTGATCGCGATGCTCTTGCCGGCGGCGGTCCACGCTACGACGCCGCAACTGGTGCCGGGGGCGATTCGCAACCTGTCGCTTGCGACGGCCCTGATTCTTATTACTGTCTACATTTTGAGTCTCATCTTCTCGCTGCGCACCCACAGTTACCTGTACGAACTGGTCGAGGGAGAAGAAGAAGAGCATCCACGATCGAAGGTGAACGTGCCGCTGGCGGTGGCGACGCTTTTAGGGGCGACGGTGCTCATCGCCTTCGAGTCCGAGTTTCTGGTGGGGGCAATCGAGAAGACGACCAGCGCCCTCGGGCTGACTGAACTGTTTGTCGGTGTGATTATCGTGCCGCTGGTGGGCAACGCTGCCGAGCACGCCACCGCCGTCACCGTGGCGATGAAGAACAAGATGGACCTGGCCCTCACGATCGCGATCGGCTCCAGCCTGCAGATTGCCATGTTCGTTGCCCCGGTGCTCGTGCTGGCGGGTTGGGCGATGGGCAGGCCGATGGACCTCGACTTCAACCTCTTCGAGGTGGTGGCGGTGATCGTCTCTGTGACGATCGTCAACTCCGTCGCCAGCGATGGCCGCTCCAACTGGCTCGAAGGGGTACAACTGCTTGCCACCTACGCGATCGTCGCCTTCGCCTTTCTCTTTCATCCTTGA
- the nrdR gene encoding transcriptional regulator NrdR, giving the protein MLCPFCSYSDNRVLESRLAEEGESVRRRRECKQCRRRFTTYERIEFVPTVVIKRNGRRENFDRSKVLRGVTIACEKTDVPPELIEQLVDDLQAELQQRSSREVTSAEIGEIVLSLLKPLNEVAYVRFASVYRKFKGVTDFVSELQKFEANAELDTLKARLERLAATPEQQGD; this is encoded by the coding sequence ATGCTTTGCCCGTTTTGCTCCTACTCCGATAACCGTGTCCTCGAGTCCCGATTGGCCGAGGAAGGGGAGAGTGTGCGCCGCCGCCGCGAGTGCAAGCAGTGCCGTCGGCGCTTCACCACCTACGAGCGCATCGAATTTGTCCCGACCGTCGTGATCAAGCGCAACGGGCGACGCGAAAACTTCGACCGCTCCAAGGTGCTGCGCGGCGTGACGATTGCCTGCGAAAAGACCGATGTTCCACCTGAACTCATCGAGCAACTCGTCGATGACCTGCAGGCCGAGCTGCAGCAGCGCTCCAGTCGCGAGGTGACGAGCGCTGAGATCGGTGAAATCGTCCTCAGTCTGCTCAAGCCCCTCAACGAGGTCGCCTACGTGCGCTTCGCCTCGGTCTACCGCAAGTTCAAGGGTGTGACCGATTTTGTGAGCGAACTGCAAAAATTTGAAGCGAACGCCGAACTCGATACGCTCAAGGCGAGGCTCGAACGCCTCGCCGCAACGCCCGAGCAGCAGGGCGACTGA
- a CDS encoding FAD-dependent oxidoreductase encodes MERVDAVIVGSGQGGVPLAADLAAAGKQVVLFERRSLGGSCINYGCTPSKAFLAAAHAAGRARQAAALGIHAEVRVDFAQVMERVRSIRDRFNQGVEQRLVKAGVRVVRAEGRFSDGQTITGGGVSVQAPLIVLNTGTSPQLPEIPGLREVPVLTNLNFFDQKNLPEHTIVLGGGYIGLELGQGLARLGSKVHLVHRHAHLLNSEAQQVSDVLAEAFHRDNIDLHLGVRVDQLHYEQGIYTLHLSDGSTLTGEALLVATGRRPNTDALDAPAAGVELDEQGYVKIDEQFRTTAPGVYAIGDVAGQPAFTHVSWEDYRRLTAILKGEDRRRDDRVLGYAVYTEPQVGRVGFTGEQAKKQGFKTRAVTLPMTYIARAIEWGHDLGFYQLVVDSETDRILGATLVGYEAAELVHVLLAHMQAGSSWQLLEQSVHIHPTYGEALPSLARLLT; translated from the coding sequence ATGGAGCGGGTAGACGCAGTAATTGTCGGCAGCGGACAGGGCGGCGTCCCCCTGGCCGCAGATCTGGCGGCGGCGGGCAAACAGGTCGTGCTCTTCGAGCGCCGCAGCCTGGGCGGCAGTTGCATCAACTACGGCTGCACCCCCTCCAAAGCATTTCTGGCCGCCGCCCACGCCGCCGGGCGGGCAAGACAGGCCGCCGCCCTTGGCATCCACGCCGAGGTCAGAGTCGATTTTGCCCAGGTGATGGAGCGGGTACGCAGCATCCGCGACCGCTTCAACCAGGGGGTCGAGCAGCGCCTCGTAAAAGCAGGCGTGCGCGTCGTGCGCGCCGAAGGCCGCTTCAGCGACGGCCAGACGATCACCGGCGGCGGGGTGAGCGTCCAGGCACCGCTCATCGTCCTCAACACCGGCACCTCGCCCCAACTGCCCGAGATCCCTGGCCTGAGGGAGGTGCCCGTCCTCACCAACCTCAACTTCTTCGATCAAAAGAACCTGCCCGAGCACACCATCGTCCTCGGAGGCGGCTACATCGGCCTGGAACTGGGCCAGGGGCTGGCCCGCCTCGGCAGCAAAGTGCATCTTGTCCACCGCCACGCGCACCTGCTCAATAGCGAAGCGCAGCAAGTCAGCGACGTTTTGGCCGAGGCTTTTCACCGCGACAATATCGACCTGCACCTCGGGGTCAGAGTCGATCAACTGCACTACGAACAGGGCATCTACACTCTCCATCTAAGCGACGGTTCTACCCTGACAGGCGAAGCGCTCCTGGTCGCCACTGGCCGCAGACCCAACACCGATGCCCTCGACGCCCCCGCCGCCGGTGTCGAACTGGACGAGCAGGGCTACGTGAAGATCGACGAGCAGTTTCGGACGACGGCCCCCGGCGTCTACGCCATCGGCGACGTTGCCGGTCAACCGGCCTTTACCCACGTCTCCTGGGAGGACTACCGCCGCCTCACAGCCATCCTCAAAGGCGAGGATCGCCGCCGCGACGACCGGGTACTCGGCTATGCCGTCTACACCGAGCCCCAGGTGGGCCGGGTCGGATTCACCGGTGAGCAGGCCAAAAAACAGGGTTTTAAGACCCGCGCCGTCACTTTGCCCATGACCTACATCGCCCGCGCCATCGAGTGGGGACACGACTTGGGCTTTTATCAACTGGTGGTCGATAGTGAGACCGATCGCATCCTCGGGGCGACGCTGGTGGGCTACGAGGCCGCCGAACTGGTGCATGTGCTGCTCGCCCACATGCAGGCCGGTTCAAGCTGGCAACTGCTTGAGCAGTCGGTCCACATCCATCCGACCTACGGCGAAGCGCTGCCGAGCCTCGCCCGCCTGCTGACTTAA
- a CDS encoding MGH1-like glycoside hydrolase domain-containing protein codes for MTAEEQRLAASRTRQAHWRRWGPYLSERQWGTVREDYSENGTAWDYLPHDQARSRAYRWGEDGIAGISDNHQYLCFAVALWNEADPILKERLFGLSGSEGNHGEDVKEYYFYLDNLPSHAYMKYLYKYPQRAFPYAELVAENRRRGRGAPEFELVDTGVFADDRYFDVVVEYAKASQEDLLIQISVTNRGPEEKPIHLLPTLWFRNTWSWQPESPRPSLRGLDAETPCRCVEADHPILGKRWLYCEGPRELLFTENETNNERLFGAPNRSPYVKDAFHACVVDGQTGAVNPEAVGTKVAAHYVSTIRPGKTKVVRLRLSNAADLADPFDSDFEMVFRERIEEADAFYQRLAPAGLSEEERQIQRQAFAGMLWNKQYYHFVVEQWLAGDPAGPPPPAERRRGRNHEWFHLYNEDILSMPDKWEYPWFAAWDLAFHAVSLALIDPDFAKSQLELLTREWYMHPNGQIPAYEWQFGDVNPPVHAWATLEVYQIEQQIYGRTDRVFLERVFQKLLLNFTWWVNRKDAEGKNVFQGGFLGLDNIGVFDRSARLPTGGHIDQCDGTSWMGMYCLNMLAIAIELALENPAYEDIASKFFEHFLYIADAMNHIGGEDIELWDEEDGFYYDVLHLEDDRHLRLKVRSLVGLIPLLAIETLGPQTLERLPGFKRRLEWFIHNRPDLRQNVACMETPGVGAHRLLAIVNRDKLRQILGRLLDESEFLSPHGIRAISRCHAREPYLFETDGTLHRVDYEPAESSSGLFGGNSNWRGPVWFPVNYLLIGALQRFYRYWGDSFQIECPTGTGQYQTLDEVAAELSRRLVSIFKTDPQGQRPVFGGTHLPFQPELLLFYEYFHGDNGAGIGASHQTGWTGLVANLISQLATRRSPATVTPHPPGPKRGQPLSHKGRGE; via the coding sequence ATGACAGCAGAAGAACAGAGACTGGCTGCCTCCCGTACCCGCCAGGCGCACTGGCGGCGCTGGGGACCCTATCTGTCGGAGCGCCAGTGGGGCACCGTGCGCGAGGATTACAGCGAGAACGGCACCGCCTGGGACTACCTTCCCCACGACCAGGCGAGGAGCCGCGCCTACCGCTGGGGAGAAGACGGCATCGCCGGGATCAGCGACAACCACCAGTACCTGTGTTTTGCCGTCGCCCTCTGGAACGAGGCCGATCCAATTCTCAAGGAGCGGCTGTTTGGCCTTTCGGGCAGCGAGGGCAACCACGGCGAGGACGTCAAAGAGTATTACTTCTATCTCGACAATCTCCCCAGCCATGCCTACATGAAGTACCTCTACAAGTATCCCCAGCGGGCGTTTCCCTACGCCGAACTGGTGGCGGAGAACCGGCGGCGGGGGCGGGGAGCGCCCGAGTTCGAGCTGGTAGATACCGGCGTGTTCGCCGACGATCGCTACTTCGATGTGGTGGTCGAGTACGCCAAAGCGTCCCAGGAAGACCTGCTCATCCAGATCAGCGTCACCAATCGCGGCCCAGAGGAAAAGCCCATCCACCTGCTGCCGACGCTCTGGTTTCGCAACACCTGGTCGTGGCAGCCGGAGAGTCCAAGACCCAGCCTGCGGGGGCTCGACGCCGAGACGCCCTGCCGCTGCGTCGAGGCTGACCACCCGATTCTGGGCAAGCGCTGGCTCTACTGCGAGGGCCCACGAGAACTGCTTTTTACGGAGAACGAGACCAACAACGAGCGTCTCTTCGGCGCGCCCAACCGCTCCCCCTACGTCAAGGACGCCTTTCACGCCTGCGTCGTGGATGGGCAGACCGGCGCGGTCAACCCAGAAGCAGTCGGCACGAAGGTGGCCGCCCACTACGTCTCGACGATCCGCCCCGGCAAGACGAAGGTGGTCCGCCTGCGATTGAGCAACGCTGCTGATCTCGCCGATCCGTTCGACAGCGACTTCGAGATGGTCTTTCGCGAGCGGATCGAGGAGGCGGACGCCTTTTATCAGCGCCTCGCCCCCGCCGGGCTGAGCGAGGAGGAGCGCCAGATCCAGCGCCAGGCGTTTGCCGGAATGCTCTGGAACAAGCAGTACTACCACTTTGTCGTCGAGCAGTGGCTCGCGGGCGACCCGGCAGGACCGCCCCCGCCTGCTGAGCGCCGCCGGGGCCGCAACCACGAGTGGTTCCACCTCTACAACGAGGACATCCTCTCGATGCCCGACAAGTGGGAGTACCCCTGGTTCGCCGCCTGGGATCTGGCCTTCCACGCAGTTTCTCTGGCACTCATCGATCCGGACTTTGCCAAAAGCCAGCTCGAACTATTGACCCGCGAATGGTACATGCACCCCAATGGCCAGATTCCGGCCTACGAGTGGCAGTTCGGCGACGTCAACCCGCCCGTCCACGCCTGGGCGACACTGGAGGTCTACCAGATCGAGCAGCAAATCTATGGCCGCACCGACCGCGTGTTTCTGGAGCGCGTCTTTCAAAAGTTGCTGCTCAACTTTACCTGGTGGGTGAACCGCAAGGACGCCGAAGGAAAAAACGTCTTCCAGGGAGGCTTTTTAGGTCTCGACAACATCGGCGTCTTCGATCGCAGCGCCCGGCTACCGACCGGCGGCCACATCGATCAGTGCGACGGCACCAGCTGGATGGGCATGTACTGCCTGAACATGCTCGCCATCGCGATCGAGCTGGCCCTCGAAAACCCCGCCTACGAGGACATCGCGAGCAAATTCTTCGAGCATTTTCTCTACATCGCCGACGCGATGAACCACATCGGCGGCGAGGACATCGAGCTATGGGACGAAGAGGACGGCTTTTACTACGACGTGCTGCACCTCGAAGACGACCGGCACCTGCGCCTGAAGGTGCGCTCGCTGGTGGGCCTGATACCGCTTCTGGCGATCGAGACCCTCGGCCCCCAGACTCTCGAACGGCTGCCGGGCTTCAAGCGTCGCCTGGAGTGGTTCATCCACAACCGGCCCGATCTGAGGCAAAACGTCGCCTGCATGGAGACGCCGGGCGTCGGTGCCCACCGACTGCTTGCCATCGTCAACCGCGACAAACTCCGGCAAATCCTGGGCCGCCTGCTCGACGAGAGCGAATTTTTAAGCCCCCACGGCATCCGGGCCATCTCCCGCTGCCACGCCCGCGAGCCCTATCTCTTCGAAACAGATGGGACGCTCCACCGGGTCGATTACGAGCCTGCCGAATCGAGTAGTGGCCTGTTTGGCGGCAATTCCAACTGGCGGGGGCCGGTCTGGTTTCCGGTAAATTACCTGCTCATCGGCGCACTGCAGCGCTTCTACCGCTATTGGGGAGACAGCTTCCAGATAGAATGCCCGACCGGCACAGGCCAGTATCAAACCCTCGACGAGGTCGCCGCCGAACTCTCCCGCCGCCTCGTCTCGATCTTCAAAACCGACCCCCAGGGACAGCGGCCCGTCTTCGGCGGTACCCACCTGCCCTTCCAGCCCGAGCTATTGCTTTTCTATGAGTACTTCCACGGCGACAACGGTGCTGGCATCGGTGCCAGCCACCAGACCGGCTGGACGGGCCTGGTGGCCAACTTGATCTCTCAGCTTGCTACCCGGCGCTCCCCGGCCACCGTCACCCCTCACCCACCTGGCCCCAAAAGGGGCCAGCCCCTCTCCCACAAGGGGCGAGGGGAGTAA
- a CDS encoding response regulator transcription factor codes for MGGHILLVEDEPKLARFVELELLSEGYRVHLAPDGIAGLTAAREEPPDLILLDWELPGLSGLEVCCRLRKTGSRVPVIFLTGRDEVSDRVRGLDAGADDYLTKPFSIEELLARIRVRLRQQQPPTADPNVLSFEDVRLNRLTREVFRGERSVELTPKEFELLEYFLTHPRQVVTKSGILETVWGYDFMGDSNIIEVYVRNLRLKLEKEGEARLIQTLRGVGYILRVVPPLPGHE; via the coding sequence GTGGGTGGTCATATTTTACTGGTCGAAGATGAGCCGAAGCTGGCTCGCTTCGTCGAACTGGAATTGCTGAGCGAGGGCTACCGCGTCCACCTTGCTCCCGACGGCATCGCCGGTCTGACGGCGGCGCGGGAAGAGCCGCCGGACCTGATTTTGCTCGATTGGGAATTGCCGGGTCTGTCGGGGCTGGAAGTGTGCTGCCGCCTGCGCAAGACCGGCAGCCGGGTGCCGGTGATTTTTCTGACGGGCCGCGACGAAGTGAGCGATCGGGTCCGGGGTTTAGACGCCGGAGCGGACGATTACCTCACCAAGCCCTTCAGCATCGAGGAGTTGCTCGCCCGCATCCGGGTGCGCCTGCGCCAGCAACAGCCCCCAACTGCCGACCCAAACGTGCTCAGCTTCGAGGACGTTCGGCTCAACCGCCTGACGCGGGAAGTTTTTCGGGGTGAGCGCAGCGTCGAGCTGACGCCCAAAGAGTTCGAGTTGCTGGAGTATTTTTTGACCCACCCCAGACAGGTGGTGACCAAGAGCGGCATTCTCGAAACAGTCTGGGGCTACGACTTTATGGGCGACTCGAACATCATCGAAGTCTACGTCCGCAATCTGCGCCTCAAGCTCGAAAAAGAAGGTGAAGCGCGGCTCATCCAGACCCTGCGGGGCGTAGGCTACATCCTCCGGGTCGTCCCGCCGCTCCCTGGCCACGAGTAG
- a CDS encoding GAF domain-containing sensor histidine kinase yields MNAPPWQNAQRLLDILYSLSYRTGDLQVYLQTIADGVSELLGIDWSVVTFCEDGTETVMASSIDMGERSRYYPLHGRLTGYVVATGQTLIVDDVEKQPEYGRGPAGYRSYLGIPLRTPQGTVIGSICSFHRTARHYSEAEVRIVEMFAERAAIALDNFHLYERERNFHASLETEILQRTEQLRSAQAKLVERERLAAIGEFAASIVHEIRNPLTTVSGVLRYFRRQVLPAAAQERLALALEESARLERLLSEILLYAKPQVLRLHEVDLTQLVQEVIDSLRTQGQRVRFDDPGPVRVLGDRDKLKQALINIGLNAAQAVTPTEPITWQLAVDGQAQVELAVHNGGEPIAPADLPRVTEPFFSTKPAGTGLGLAIVRRIVEAHGGELHIRSNPAEGTTICIRLRATD; encoded by the coding sequence ATGAACGCCCCACCCTGGCAAAACGCCCAACGCCTGCTGGACATCCTCTATTCGCTCAGTTACCGCACCGGCGACCTGCAGGTGTACCTGCAGACGATCGCCGATGGAGTGAGCGAACTGCTGGGGATCGACTGGTCGGTGGTCACCTTCTGCGAGGACGGCACCGAGACGGTGATGGCAAGCAGCATCGATATGGGCGAGCGCAGCCGCTATTACCCGCTGCATGGCCGCCTGACAGGTTACGTGGTCGCCACCGGCCAGACGCTCATCGTGGACGATGTCGAAAAACAGCCGGAGTACGGTCGCGGCCCCGCCGGTTATCGCTCGTACCTGGGTATTCCCCTGCGCACGCCCCAGGGCACGGTGATCGGTTCGATCTGCTCGTTTCACCGCACCGCGCGGCACTACTCGGAGGCGGAGGTGCGCATCGTCGAGATGTTCGCGGAGCGGGCGGCGATTGCCCTCGACAACTTTCATCTCTACGAGCGGGAGCGCAACTTCCACGCTTCGCTAGAAACCGAGATCCTCCAGCGCACCGAGCAGTTGCGCTCTGCCCAGGCAAAGCTGGTAGAGCGGGAGCGGCTGGCGGCGATCGGCGAATTTGCCGCGTCGATCGTCCATGAGATTCGCAATCCTCTTACGACCGTAAGCGGGGTGCTGCGCTATTTTCGCCGTCAGGTTCTGCCTGCGGCTGCCCAGGAGCGGCTGGCGCTGGCGCTGGAGGAGTCGGCCCGGCTGGAGCGGCTTTTGAGTGAAATTTTGCTCTACGCCAAGCCCCAGGTTCTGCGCCTGCACGAAGTCGATCTCACCCAGTTGGTGCAGGAAGTGATCGACTCGTTGCGTACCCAGGGCCAGCGGGTGCGCTTCGACGATCCCGGTCCGGTGCGGGTGCTGGGCGACCGCGACAAACTCAAGCAGGCTTTGATCAATATTGGCCTGAACGCCGCTCAGGCTGTCACCCCCACCGAGCCCATCACCTGGCAGCTAGCGGTCGATGGGCAGGCTCAGGTAGAACTGGCGGTCCACAACGGCGGGGAACCGATCGCCCCGGCGGATCTGCCCAGGGTTACCGAACCATTTTTTTCGACCAAACCGGCAGGAACCGGGCTGGGACTTGCGATCGTCCGGCGCATCGTCGAGGCCCACGGCGGCGAATTGCACATCCGCTCGAATCCGGCGGAAGGAACAACCATCTGTATTCGACTGCGGGCCACCGATTAG
- a CDS encoding sigma-70 family RNA polymerase sigma factor, whose product MDRLYRQYNRLVFRTAYRLMGNFQEAEDLVQEIFLALWHRFPYDPRRGTIESFLRTLTRSRSIDRLRSQQASRRSLERLGKNQQSLPQPPAPLDRCAEEERSAGLRAALSQLPAPQRQVLELAYYAGLSQSTIARTCNAPLGTVKSWARQGQRNLRREIEKSGV is encoded by the coding sequence ATGGACAGGCTGTACCGGCAGTACAACCGCCTGGTCTTCCGCACCGCCTATCGGCTCATGGGCAACTTTCAGGAAGCGGAAGATCTGGTGCAGGAAATCTTTCTTGCCCTCTGGCATCGCTTTCCCTACGACCCGCGCCGGGGCACGATAGAGAGTTTTTTGCGCACCCTCACCCGCTCGCGCTCGATCGACCGCCTGCGCAGCCAGCAAGCCTCCCGCCGCTCCCTCGAACGGCTGGGCAAAAATCAACAGAGCCTGCCGCAGCCTCCTGCTCCCCTCGATCGCTGTGCCGAGGAGGAGCGTTCCGCCGGCCTGCGCGCCGCCCTCAGCCAGCTACCCGCCCCCCAGCGCCAGGTGCTGGAACTTGCCTACTACGCCGGCCTCAGCCAGAGCACGATCGCCAGAACCTGCAATGCGCCCCTCGGCACCGTCAAAAGCTGGGCCAGACAGGGCCAGCGCAACCTGCGCCGCGAGATCGAAAAAAGTGGAGTGTAG